A section of the Pristiophorus japonicus isolate sPriJap1 chromosome 4, sPriJap1.hap1, whole genome shotgun sequence genome encodes:
- the LOC139262673 gene encoding ferritin, higher subunit-like, which produces MASPVRQNYHQDCVDAVNKQINIELYSSYVYLSMSFYFDWDDVALCHFAKFFKAQSQEECEHAEKLMKFQNRRGGRIFLADIKVGFDNGSNLHHRPNWSLRCDFLETHYLDEPVKMIKKLGDHITNLKRLGAPEKGLGEIVSQVHQNYHQDCEDAVNKQINMELYSSYVYLSMSFYFDRDAVALRQFAEFFKEQSHEEREHAERLMKFQNRRGGRIILADIKKPEQDEWSNGLEVMQRALQMEKNVNQSLLDLHKLSTGSTDPHLCDFLETHYLNEQVKMIKKLGDHITNLKRLGAPENGLGEYLFDKHTQWECD; this is translated from the exons aTGGCTTCTCCAGTgcgtcagaactaccaccaggactgtgtggatgctgtcaacaagcagatcaacatcgagctctattcctcctatgtttatctctcgaTG tccttctactttgactgggatgatgttgccctgtgtcATTTTGCCAAGTTTTTCAAGGCGCAGTCACAGGAGGaatgtgagcatgctgagaaactgatgaaatTCCAGAATCGCCGTGGAGGACGGATCTTCTTGGCGGACATCAAGGTTGGATTTGATAACGGTTCCAATTTACATCACAGGCCAAACTGGTCTTTGCG ttgtgacttcctggagacccactacttagaTGAaccagtgaagatgatcaagaagcttggcgatcacatcaccaacctgaagagactgggagcccctgagaaaggcctgggaga AATCGTTTCTCAAGTGCAtcagaactaccaccaggattgtgaggatgctgtcaacaagcagatcaacatggagctctattcctcctatgtttatctctccatG tccttctactttgaccgggatgctGTTGCCCTGCGTCAGTTTgcggagttcttcaaggagcagtcacacgaggaacgtgagcatgctgagagactgatgaaattccagaatcggcgtggaggACGGATCATTTTGGCAGATATTAAG aaaccagagcaggatgagtggagcaatggtctggaggtgatgcagagagctctgcagatggagaagaatgtcaaccagagtctgctggatctgcacaaactctccactgggagcactgaccctcat ttgtgtgattTCCTGGAGACTCACTACTTGaacgaacaagtgaagatgatcaagaagcttggagatcacatcaccaacctgaagagactgggagcccctgagaatggcctgggagagtacctgtttgacaagcacacccagTGGGAGTGTGACTAA